The following proteins come from a genomic window of Phnomibacter ginsenosidimutans:
- a CDS encoding L-ribulose-5-phosphate 4-epimerase: MSKYQHIQQEAYEANMQLPKLGLVLFTFGNVSAADRSLGVFAIKPSGVAYEDLTPGKMVIVDFEGKTVEGDLRPSSDTLTHAVLYKHWEKIGGIVHTHSTYATSWAQSQRDIPIFGTTHADYNTVDIPCAPPMSDEMIQGNYEHETGFQIMNCFAAKGLSYEEVEMVLVGNHAPFTWGKNAAKAVHNSAVLEQVAQMALLTEQINPKAPRLKDALIRKHYERKHGPDSYYGQ; this comes from the coding sequence ATGAGTAAGTATCAACACATACAACAAGAGGCTTATGAAGCCAACATGCAGTTGCCCAAGCTGGGTCTGGTGCTGTTTACTTTTGGAAATGTGAGTGCTGCCGATCGCAGCCTTGGTGTGTTCGCCATAAAACCCAGTGGTGTAGCCTATGAAGATTTGACACCCGGCAAAATGGTGATCGTCGATTTTGAAGGTAAAACGGTGGAAGGCGATTTGCGTCCTTCTTCTGATACATTGACCCATGCTGTGTTGTACAAGCATTGGGAAAAAATTGGCGGCATTGTGCATACACATTCTACCTATGCTACATCGTGGGCACAGTCGCAGCGGGATATACCCATTTTTGGTACCACGCATGCCGATTACAACACCGTCGATATCCCTTGTGCACCACCCATGAGTGATGAAATGATACAAGGCAATTATGAACACGAAACCGGTTTTCAAATCATGAATTGCTTTGCAGCCAAAGGCCTTAGCTACGAAGAGGTAGAAATGGTATTGGTGGGTAATCATGCACCATTTACCTGGGGCAAAAATGCTGCGAAAGCCGTGCACAATAGTGCCGTGCTGGAGCAGGTGGCACAAATGGCATTGCTCACCGAACAAATCAATCCGAAAGCGCCGCGGTTAAAAGATGCGTTGATTAGGAAACACTATGAACGCAAGCACGGACCAGATAGTTACTACGGTCAGTAA
- a CDS encoding NUDIX hydrolase, with protein MPAYPQVSTYHVAIDCIVFGFDGQQMQLLLIKRGLEPMKGKWSLMGGFVQPDESTDDAANRVLKQLTGLEGIYLEQLHSFSAPDRDPFARTISIAYTALIDIKQYQQQLTDDYQAAWFSMKEIPSLIFDHNQMVKMARQRLRYKAASHPVLFELLPQKFTLPVLQNLFEDVYETEFDKGNFSRKMLSTGLLLKQTDKDKTGSKKGAFYYKLDKKHYKKNFHQLLRIVPNAHELI; from the coding sequence ATGCCTGCTTATCCCCAAGTATCTACTTATCATGTGGCCATCGACTGTATTGTTTTTGGCTTTGATGGTCAGCAAATGCAACTGCTGCTCATTAAAAGGGGCCTAGAACCCATGAAGGGCAAGTGGAGTTTGATGGGTGGCTTTGTACAACCCGATGAAAGCACCGACGATGCTGCCAACCGGGTACTGAAGCAACTCACCGGCCTGGAAGGCATTTACCTGGAACAGCTGCACAGCTTTTCGGCGCCAGACCGCGACCCGTTTGCACGTACCATTTCCATTGCCTATACTGCCCTCATTGATATCAAGCAATATCAACAGCAGTTGACAGATGATTATCAGGCAGCCTGGTTTTCAATGAAAGAAATCCCTTCCTTAATATTCGACCACAATCAAATGGTGAAAATGGCCCGCCAGCGTTTACGCTATAAAGCGGCCAGCCATCCGGTGTTGTTTGAATTGCTGCCGCAAAAGTTCACCTTACCGGTGCTACAAAATCTGTTTGAAGATGTGTACGAAACCGAATTTGACAAAGGCAATTTTTCCCGCAAAATGCTCTCTACCGGATTACTGCTTAAGCAAACCGACAAAGACAAAACGGGTTCAAAAAAAGGCGCATTCTATTACAAGCTGGACAAGAAACACTACAAGAAAAATTTCCATCAACTGCTGCGCATTGTACCCAATGCACATGAATTGATTTAA
- a CDS encoding alpha-N-arabinofuranosidase, whose amino-acid sequence MKKLVFTVAVAFLSGSAAIAQHQVLLQPAKATTTISRHIYGHFAEHLGRCIYDGIYVGDTNKVIPNTDGVRNDIIAALQQLKVPNLRWPGGCFADTYHWKDGVGPKANRPSIVNRWWGGVTEDNSFGTHDFLNLCERIGAEPYLAGNVGSGTVQELSDWVQYVSAPANASPMSKWRAQNGREKPWSVKYWGVGNEVWGCGGNMTPEYYANIYKQYATFMSSWNNDDKIFRVASGANGDNYHWTEVMMRDIPHHMLEGVGVHHYAVINWNKKGSATQFTEADYFNTMKSALYMEELVTKHAAVMDKYDPKKKVAMLVDEWGGWYDVEPGTNPGFLYQQNTMRDAMIAGATLNIFNNHADRVRMANLAQTVNVLQAVILTKGAKMILTPTYHVMQMYNVHQDATLIPVQAQTATNYTLGAAQLPAISISASKNKAGVTHISLVNIDATKSNTVKLNVDGATYKKVSGQILTAASLQTYNDFDAPNRIQPAAFNGARLNGNSLEVTMPPLSVVVLAVNE is encoded by the coding sequence ATGAAAAAACTAGTATTCACGGTTGCTGTTGCCTTTCTTTCGGGCAGCGCTGCCATTGCGCAGCATCAGGTTTTGCTGCAACCTGCCAAAGCCACCACTACCATTAGCCGCCACATTTACGGTCATTTTGCAGAGCACCTGGGCCGTTGTATTTACGATGGTATTTACGTGGGTGATACCAATAAGGTAATACCCAACACAGATGGTGTTCGCAACGACATCATTGCGGCTTTACAACAACTGAAAGTGCCCAACCTGCGCTGGCCCGGCGGTTGCTTTGCCGATACCTATCATTGGAAAGATGGTGTGGGGCCAAAAGCCAATCGTCCGTCAATCGTCAACCGTTGGTGGGGAGGTGTTACTGAAGACAACAGCTTCGGTACGCATGATTTTCTCAACCTCTGCGAACGCATTGGTGCTGAGCCATATCTGGCGGGCAATGTGGGCAGTGGTACAGTGCAAGAATTGTCTGATTGGGTGCAATATGTAAGTGCCCCGGCCAATGCATCGCCCATGAGTAAATGGCGGGCACAAAACGGAAGAGAAAAACCCTGGAGTGTAAAATATTGGGGCGTTGGTAATGAAGTGTGGGGTTGTGGTGGCAATATGACACCGGAATACTATGCAAACATTTACAAGCAGTACGCCACCTTCATGAGTAGCTGGAATAATGATGATAAAATTTTCCGTGTTGCATCGGGTGCCAATGGCGATAACTACCATTGGACGGAAGTGATGATGCGGGATATTCCGCACCACATGCTGGAAGGTGTAGGCGTACATCATTACGCTGTTATCAATTGGAACAAGAAAGGCTCAGCCACGCAGTTTACAGAGGCAGATTATTTCAATACCATGAAATCGGCTTTGTATATGGAAGAGCTGGTGACCAAGCATGCTGCGGTGATGGATAAATATGATCCGAAGAAAAAAGTGGCGATGCTGGTAGATGAATGGGGTGGTTGGTATGATGTAGAACCCGGCACCAATCCTGGTTTTTTGTATCAGCAAAACACCATGCGTGATGCCATGATTGCAGGTGCTACGCTCAATATTTTCAATAACCATGCAGACCGGGTACGTATGGCCAACCTGGCACAAACAGTAAACGTGTTGCAGGCAGTGATTTTAACCAAGGGTGCCAAAATGATTTTGACGCCTACTTATCATGTAATGCAGATGTACAATGTGCATCAGGATGCAACACTCATACCCGTACAGGCACAAACAGCAACCAACTATACATTAGGTGCGGCGCAATTGCCTGCTATTTCCATCAGTGCATCAAAAAATAAAGCTGGTGTAACGCATATTTCATTGGTGAACATTGATGCCACTAAAAGCAACACCGTAAAATTGAATGTAGACGGCGCAACGTACAAGAAAGTAAGCGGTCAGATACTGACTGCAGCTTCACTGCAAACCTATAATGATTTTGATGCGCCGAACCGTATTCAACCTGCTGCTTTCAATGGCGCCAGGTTGAATGGAAACAGTTTGGAAGTAACCATGCCGCCATTATCTGTAGTGGTGCTGGCAGTAAATGAATAA
- the araA gene encoding L-arabinose isomerase, translating to MTDLKQLEVWFVTGSQDLYGEQTLRQVAAHSQEIAASLHAADIPVSVVFKPTVKSPEEIYAICAEANASSKCIGLIAWMHTFSPAKMWIRGLKILHKPLLHLHTQFNRDIPWGEIDMDFMNLNQSAHGDREFGFIMSRMRLNRKVVVGHWQDPVVIAKINAWARAAAGWNDWQGARFVRFGDNMRYVAVTDGDKVEAEMQFGFSVNTHGIGDLVKVIDAVSDADVDTLVQEYFDTYTVMASLKKEGSQYASLRDAARIELGLEYFLKDGNYKGYSDTFEDLHGMKQLPGIASQRMMGKGYGFAGEGDWKTAALVRAMKVMGQGMPGGNSFMEDYTYHFDPANPLVLGSHMLEICESIASHTPNVEIHPLGIGGKEDPVRLVFNSAAGPAINASVVDMGNRFRLLVNEVEAIVPIAELPKLPVARVLWKPYPNMHDGCAAWILAGGAHHTCYSQNLTAEHMEDFADIAGIEYVRIGKNTDLYQLKNELRWSEVYYK from the coding sequence ATGACAGATTTAAAACAATTAGAAGTTTGGTTCGTAACAGGAAGCCAGGATTTATATGGCGAGCAAACCCTGCGTCAGGTAGCTGCCCACTCGCAGGAGATTGCCGCTTCGCTGCATGCCGCAGATATACCTGTGAGTGTGGTGTTTAAACCAACTGTAAAATCACCAGAAGAGATTTATGCCATTTGCGCCGAAGCGAATGCTTCGTCGAAGTGTATCGGTCTCATTGCGTGGATGCATACTTTTTCGCCGGCCAAAATGTGGATTCGCGGCCTCAAGATTTTGCACAAGCCACTCTTGCATTTGCATACCCAATTCAACCGCGATATTCCGTGGGGTGAAATTGATATGGACTTTATGAACCTGAACCAGAGTGCACACGGCGACCGTGAATTTGGTTTTATCATGAGCCGTATGCGCCTGAATCGTAAAGTAGTGGTAGGCCATTGGCAAGACCCGGTGGTGATTGCTAAAATCAATGCGTGGGCCAGAGCTGCTGCGGGTTGGAACGATTGGCAGGGTGCCCGTTTTGTTCGCTTTGGCGACAACATGCGGTATGTGGCCGTAACAGATGGCGACAAAGTGGAAGCAGAAATGCAGTTTGGTTTTAGTGTAAATACTCACGGCATTGGCGACCTCGTAAAAGTGATTGATGCAGTAAGCGATGCTGATGTAGATACACTGGTGCAGGAATATTTTGATACCTACACCGTAATGGCCAGCCTCAAAAAAGAAGGGTCGCAATATGCATCGTTGCGGGATGCCGCCCGAATTGAATTGGGTCTCGAATACTTTTTGAAAGATGGTAATTACAAAGGCTATAGTGATACGTTTGAAGATTTGCATGGCATGAAACAATTGCCAGGTATAGCTTCACAACGCATGATGGGAAAGGGGTACGGCTTTGCCGGCGAAGGCGATTGGAAAACCGCAGCTCTTGTACGGGCCATGAAAGTGATGGGCCAGGGCATGCCCGGTGGCAATAGTTTTATGGAAGATTATACCTATCATTTTGACCCGGCCAATCCGTTGGTACTGGGCTCACATATGCTGGAAATTTGTGAGAGCATTGCCAGCCATACACCCAATGTAGAAATTCATCCGTTGGGTATTGGAGGAAAAGAAGATCCTGTTCGCCTGGTATTTAATAGTGCAGCTGGCCCGGCTATCAATGCATCGGTTGTAGACATGGGCAATCGTTTCCGTTTGTTGGTAAATGAAGTGGAAGCCATTGTCCCGATTGCAGAACTGCCTAAGTTGCCTGTGGCCCGTGTGTTGTGGAAGCCTTATCCCAACATGCACGATGGCTGTGCTGCCTGGATATTGGCAGGCGGTGCACACCACACCTGCTACAGCCAAAACCTCACGGCCGAGCACATGGAAGACTTTGCAGACATTGCCGGCATTGAGTATGTACGCATTGGTAAAAACACCGATCTCTATCAATTGAAAAACGAACTGCGCTGGAGCGAAGTGTATTACAAATAA
- a CDS encoding ribulokinase — translation MNSEVSYVIGVDYGSDSVRTIIVNAKTGEELAADVFYYPRWQKQLYCNMQANQFRQHPLDYVEGLETTIKNCVAKVGASVAANIKALSVDTTGSTPVATDKHGTPLAMLPGFEENPNAMFVLWKDHTGVGEAAEINAHTEKFETNYLQFVGGIYSSEWFWAKLLHVLRADEAVRNNIYSFVEHCDWIPFLLTGGNDVHQMKRSVCAAGHKILWAKEWDGLPPNEFFATLDPVLDGITTRLFKDTYASNEAAGIISKEWAQRLGLPETVVIGVGAYDAHMGAVGGQIEPYHLSKVMGTSTCDMMVAPANEVAGKLVKGICGQVPGSVIPGMIGLEAGQSAFGDAYAWFKRLISWPLQTLVANSNLLDEATKQQLIQETENAIIPALSKAAEKIEVTVHSELAVDWFNGRRTPDANQLLTASITGLDLGSDAVHLFRAVVESTCFGAKAIVERFQEQGIPVKGLIGLGGVARKSPFVMQMMADVMNMPIRIHRSEQTCALGAAMFAATAAGIYNKVEDAMQAMGQGFDTVYEPDAAKVALYQQRYEQYKKVGAFMEAQIIH, via the coding sequence ATGAATAGCGAAGTGTCGTATGTGATAGGCGTTGATTATGGTTCAGATTCTGTTCGAACCATCATCGTAAATGCAAAGACCGGTGAAGAACTGGCGGCCGATGTTTTTTATTATCCAAGATGGCAAAAGCAATTGTACTGCAACATGCAGGCAAATCAGTTTCGCCAGCATCCGTTGGATTATGTAGAAGGATTGGAAACGACCATTAAAAATTGCGTAGCAAAAGTTGGTGCATCAGTAGCGGCCAACATCAAAGCATTGTCGGTTGATACCACCGGTTCTACACCAGTGGCTACCGATAAGCATGGTACACCACTGGCTATGTTGCCGGGTTTTGAAGAAAATCCCAATGCCATGTTTGTACTGTGGAAAGACCACACAGGTGTAGGTGAAGCTGCGGAAATAAATGCTCATACCGAAAAATTTGAAACCAATTACCTGCAGTTTGTGGGCGGTATTTATTCCAGCGAATGGTTTTGGGCCAAGCTCTTACATGTACTTCGTGCCGATGAAGCCGTTCGCAACAACATTTATTCATTTGTAGAGCATTGCGATTGGATTCCTTTCTTGCTTACAGGTGGCAATGACGTGCATCAAATGAAACGCAGCGTGTGTGCTGCAGGCCATAAAATTTTGTGGGCGAAAGAATGGGATGGTTTACCCCCCAATGAATTCTTTGCAACACTCGATCCGGTATTGGACGGTATCACTACAAGGTTGTTCAAAGACACATACGCCTCCAACGAAGCAGCAGGCATCATTAGTAAAGAATGGGCACAACGATTGGGCTTACCCGAAACAGTGGTAATAGGTGTAGGCGCTTACGATGCTCACATGGGTGCTGTTGGCGGACAAATAGAACCGTATCACCTGAGCAAAGTAATGGGCACATCTACCTGCGATATGATGGTAGCGCCAGCCAATGAGGTAGCCGGTAAATTGGTGAAAGGCATTTGCGGGCAAGTGCCCGGTTCTGTTATACCCGGTATGATTGGTTTGGAAGCAGGTCAGTCTGCATTTGGCGATGCGTATGCATGGTTCAAAAGATTGATTAGCTGGCCGCTGCAAACATTGGTGGCCAATTCGAATTTGCTGGATGAAGCTACCAAACAGCAACTCATTCAGGAAACGGAAAATGCCATTATACCTGCGCTGAGCAAAGCCGCTGAAAAAATAGAAGTGACTGTGCACAGTGAGTTGGCAGTAGACTGGTTCAACGGCCGCAGAACGCCCGATGCCAACCAGTTGCTCACTGCTTCTATAACGGGTCTGGATTTAGGTAGCGATGCGGTGCACCTGTTTCGGGCAGTAGTGGAGTCTACCTGCTTTGGTGCCAAAGCTATTGTAGAACGTTTTCAGGAGCAAGGTATTCCCGTAAAAGGATTGATTGGTTTAGGTGGTGTGGCTCGTAAATCGCCTTTCGTGATGCAAATGATGGCCGATGTAATGAACATGCCCATTCGTATTCACCGCTCCGAGCAAACCTGTGCATTGGGTGCTGCCATGTTTGCCGCAACGGCCGCTGGTATTTACAACAAAGTAGAAGATGCCATGCAGGCCATGGGACAAGGTTTTGATACGGTGTACGAACCTGATGCAGCAAAAGTGGCACTGTATCAGCAACGCTACGAACAGTATAAAAAAGTAGGTGCGTTTATGGAGGCGCAGATTATACATTAA
- a CDS encoding alpha-L-arabinofuranosidase C-terminal domain-containing protein: protein MHNRLVQIVTGLLCCFSVPLMAQPIVVNPAIKTASISPNMWGVFFEDINMGADGGIYAEMIKNRSFEFQKPLMGWKLDNKPFREGAITVQNRQQANTNNPRFIRVQATDVAGSVLSMTNEGFRGMAVKKDLRYDFSCLYQHADNQTDIRMQLELIDTLGKTLGGAIIQPAVSAGKWSKFTASFTATATNAKAKFRITFTGRGSIDLDMISLFPEDTWKKRPGGMRADMIQLLADMKPGFIRFPGGCIVEGFDLNNRYQWKKTIGPIEERQLIMNRWNVEFAHRPAPDYFQTFGLGFFEYFQLAEDIGAKPLPILNCGMACQFNSAELVPMDQLDPYIQDALDLVEFANGDTNTVWGKKRAAMGHAAPFNLTMIGIGNENWGPQYVERLQAFTKAIRSKYPGIQIIASSGTDPLGERFDFLNQSLRAMQVDFVDEHYYRKPDWFLSNASRYDAYTRNGSKVFAGEYAAHSDSKQTAEKRNNWQAALSEAAFLTGLERNADVVQMASYAPLFAHVEGWQWNPDLIWVNNQQVIGSASYQVQKLYALNKGTHAVAISRNGAVMAGKDSLYASAVVDANTQELLIKIANVSATTQTLPIDIAGVKMQGKVVQQTLLQHPDLMAANSFDQPDNIVPVQTAVLCKSKTFTYEAKPYSFVLLRIALKK, encoded by the coding sequence ATGCACAACAGATTAGTACAGATTGTAACCGGATTGCTTTGCTGTTTCAGTGTACCATTGATGGCTCAACCCATTGTGGTAAATCCGGCTATTAAAACTGCCAGTATTTCGCCCAACATGTGGGGCGTGTTTTTTGAAGACATCAATATGGGAGCCGATGGCGGTATTTATGCAGAAATGATCAAGAACCGCTCCTTCGAATTTCAGAAGCCACTCATGGGTTGGAAGCTGGACAACAAGCCATTCAGAGAGGGAGCAATTACCGTGCAGAACCGTCAACAAGCCAATACCAACAATCCGCGTTTTATTCGGGTGCAGGCTACAGATGTTGCCGGTAGTGTACTAAGCATGACGAACGAGGGTTTCCGGGGTATGGCTGTAAAAAAAGATTTACGGTATGATTTCAGTTGCCTCTATCAACATGCCGATAACCAAACGGATATACGCATGCAGCTGGAATTGATTGATACACTTGGCAAAACACTCGGCGGTGCAATTATACAGCCTGCTGTATCTGCCGGAAAGTGGTCGAAGTTTACCGCCAGTTTTACCGCCACAGCTACAAATGCCAAAGCAAAATTCAGAATAACGTTTACAGGCAGGGGCAGTATTGATTTGGATATGATTTCGCTGTTTCCGGAAGACACCTGGAAAAAAAGACCGGGAGGCATGCGGGCTGATATGATACAGCTGCTGGCCGATATGAAGCCTGGTTTTATTCGTTTTCCCGGCGGTTGTATTGTAGAAGGATTTGACTTGAACAATCGTTATCAATGGAAAAAAACGATTGGCCCCATCGAAGAACGCCAGCTCATCATGAACCGCTGGAACGTTGAGTTTGCACATCGCCCGGCACCCGATTATTTTCAAACGTTTGGCCTGGGTTTCTTCGAATATTTTCAACTGGCTGAAGACATTGGCGCCAAGCCATTGCCCATTTTAAATTGTGGCATGGCTTGCCAGTTCAATTCAGCAGAACTGGTACCTATGGATCAACTCGATCCTTACATACAGGATGCATTGGATTTGGTTGAATTTGCTAATGGTGATACCAACACTGTTTGGGGTAAAAAGCGGGCCGCCATGGGGCATGCAGCGCCATTCAATCTTACAATGATTGGCATAGGTAATGAAAACTGGGGACCACAATATGTAGAACGGTTGCAGGCATTTACCAAGGCCATTCGCAGCAAGTATCCCGGTATTCAAATCATTGCGAGTTCTGGCACCGATCCTTTAGGAGAACGCTTCGATTTTCTCAATCAGTCATTGCGGGCCATGCAGGTTGATTTTGTAGATGAACATTACTACCGCAAGCCGGATTGGTTTTTAAGCAATGCATCCCGCTACGATGCTTACACCAGAAACGGTTCAAAAGTATTTGCCGGTGAGTATGCGGCACACAGCGACAGCAAACAGACCGCAGAAAAAAGAAACAACTGGCAGGCGGCATTGAGTGAAGCTGCTTTTCTGACTGGTTTAGAACGCAATGCTGATGTAGTGCAAATGGCTTCGTATGCACCGCTGTTTGCACACGTGGAAGGCTGGCAATGGAACCCCGATTTGATTTGGGTAAACAACCAGCAAGTGATTGGCAGTGCCAGCTATCAGGTGCAAAAATTGTATGCACTCAACAAGGGCACACATGCCGTAGCCATCAGTCGCAATGGCGCAGTAATGGCTGGTAAAGACAGCTTGTATGCCAGCGCTGTAGTTGATGCCAATACACAAGAGCTGCTGATAAAAATCGCAAACGTATCGGCTACAACTCAAACGCTGCCCATAGACATTGCCGGTGTAAAAATGCAGGGAAAAGTGGTGCAGCAAACATTGTTGCAGCATCCCGATTTGATGGCGGCCAACAGTTTTGATCAGCCGGATAATATTGTGCCTGTGCAGACTGCCGTTTTGTGCAAGAGCAAAACATTTACCTACGAAGCGAAACCTTATTCTTTTGTATTGCTGCGCATTGCGCTAAAAAAATAA
- a CDS encoding glycoside hydrolase family 127 protein: MRVKQIQRRCQLSFLCVAMSVTTFAQQRDYPYTAVPFTQIQLSDQFWLPRIKVNHTVTIPASFERCESTGRVRNFEMAAAQSGKFCTTFPFDDTDIYKTIEGASFSLSLFPDKQLEAYIDTLIDKVSKAQEADGYLYTARTINPAQPHAWAGPNRWEKERELSHELYNSGHLYEAAAAHFAATGKKNLLNIALKNADLVCQVFGKDKLHVAPGHQVVEMGLVKLYRITGNKAYLETARFFIEERGHYKGYDAKSNDPWRNGAYWQDHLPVTQQREAIGHAVRAGYLYAAVADVAALTGDSLLLHAVDSIWQNLVSKKLYVQGGAGAVSSGERYGNNYELPNGTAYNETCAAIANVYWNQRMFQLHGDAKYMDVLEKILYNGLISGVGLDGKSFSTPMPCR, from the coding sequence ATGCGTGTTAAACAGATTCAGCGTCGTTGTCAGCTCAGCTTCTTATGTGTAGCCATGAGTGTGACGACTTTTGCGCAGCAGCGGGATTATCCCTATACTGCTGTTCCGTTTACACAAATACAGCTGAGTGATCAGTTTTGGTTGCCCCGCATCAAAGTCAATCATACCGTTACCATTCCGGCTTCTTTTGAACGATGTGAAAGCACGGGCCGTGTTCGCAACTTCGAAATGGCCGCGGCACAATCGGGTAAGTTTTGCACTACGTTTCCGTTTGATGATACAGACATTTACAAAACCATTGAAGGCGCTTCTTTTTCGCTGAGTTTGTTTCCGGATAAACAACTGGAAGCCTACATTGATACGCTGATTGACAAAGTGAGTAAGGCGCAGGAAGCGGATGGATATTTGTACACGGCCCGCACCATCAATCCGGCACAACCGCATGCCTGGGCTGGCCCCAACCGTTGGGAAAAAGAAAGAGAGCTCAGCCATGAGTTGTACAACAGTGGTCATTTGTATGAAGCTGCCGCAGCGCATTTTGCAGCAACAGGCAAAAAAAATCTGCTCAACATTGCATTAAAAAATGCGGATCTCGTTTGTCAGGTTTTTGGTAAGGACAAACTGCATGTTGCCCCCGGCCATCAGGTAGTGGAAATGGGATTGGTGAAACTCTATCGCATTACGGGCAATAAAGCCTATTTAGAAACAGCCCGTTTTTTTATTGAAGAAAGAGGCCACTACAAAGGCTATGATGCAAAGAGCAACGACCCTTGGCGCAATGGTGCGTACTGGCAAGATCATTTGCCTGTAACACAGCAGCGTGAAGCCATTGGCCATGCCGTACGAGCTGGTTATTTATACGCCGCTGTAGCCGATGTTGCTGCACTCACCGGCGATAGTTTGTTGCTACATGCAGTCGACAGCATCTGGCAAAATTTGGTGAGTAAGAAATTGTATGTGCAAGGTGGTGCAGGAGCAGTGTCGAGTGGCGAACGCTACGGCAACAATTATGAACTGCCCAATGGCACGGCTTACAACGAAACCTGTGCAGCCATTGCCAATGTATATTGGAACCAACGCATGTTTCAATTGCATGGTGATGCTAAGTACATGGATGTGCTGGAAAAAATTCTGTACAACGGTTTGATTTCTGGTGTTGGACTTGATGGCAAATCTTTTTCTACACCAATGCCATGCAGGTGA
- a CDS encoding aldose epimerase family protein yields MKKISWMLGLVLMLAACQSATEPTTETTTSKAVSSINWGTVDGKEVKLYTLTNKNGVEVKITNYGGIVTSWITADKKGNKSNVVLGFDSLSGYLAKPPYFGAIIGRYGNRIGNATFKIDTATYQLAANDGKQHLHGGNKGYDKVVWDAQPSDSTASLTLTYLSKDGEEGYPGNLSITVVYTLTDADELLMEYSAETDKTTPVNLTNHSYFNLTGDVANTILSHQLQVHADKYTPVDAGLIPTGELKAVKDGPFDFLQPHQIGERIAQVPGGYDHNFVLNRTSADLELVATLSDSISGRKLEVYTTEPGLQFYSGNFLDGSIKTSSGQPIQQHAALCLETQHFPDSPNKPEFPSTLLKPGEKYHTVTKYKITLQ; encoded by the coding sequence ATGAAAAAAATCTCCTGGATGCTTGGCCTCGTGTTGATGTTGGCCGCTTGCCAATCTGCTACTGAGCCTACTACAGAAACCACAACCAGCAAGGCTGTTAGCAGCATCAATTGGGGTACTGTAGATGGCAAAGAAGTAAAGCTGTATACGCTTACTAATAAAAATGGGGTAGAGGTGAAAATCACCAATTACGGCGGCATTGTTACATCGTGGATTACTGCCGATAAAAAGGGCAACAAAAGCAATGTGGTACTCGGTTTTGATAGCCTGAGTGGTTATCTGGCAAAGCCTCCTTACTTCGGTGCCATCATTGGCCGCTATGGCAATCGGATTGGCAATGCCACTTTCAAAATTGATACTGCCACTTATCAACTGGCTGCCAACGATGGCAAGCAACACCTGCATGGTGGCAACAAGGGATATGATAAAGTAGTGTGGGATGCACAGCCTTCGGATAGTACAGCATCACTAACGCTTACGTATTTGAGTAAAGATGGAGAAGAAGGATATCCCGGCAACTTGTCTATCACCGTGGTGTACACCTTAACTGATGCCGACGAATTGCTGATGGAATACAGTGCAGAGACCGACAAAACAACGCCGGTGAATCTGACCAATCATAGTTACTTCAACCTTACCGGTGATGTAGCCAACACTATACTTAGCCATCAGTTGCAAGTGCATGCAGATAAGTACACACCTGTTGATGCAGGCCTTATTCCCACAGGCGAATTGAAGGCGGTGAAAGATGGTCCGTTTGATTTTTTACAACCCCACCAGATTGGTGAACGAATTGCACAAGTGCCCGGTGGCTATGATCACAACTTTGTGCTGAACCGCACCAGTGCAGACTTGGAACTGGTAGCTACTTTGAGCGACAGCATCAGCGGCCGCAAATTGGAAGTGTACACCACTGAACCCGGTTTGCAATTTTACAGTGGTAATTTTTTGGATGGTAGTATTAAAACCAGCAGTGGACAGCCGATTCAACAGCATGCGGCACTTTGCCTGGAAACACAGCATTTCCCCGATTCACCCAACAAGCCTGAATTTCCTTCAACACTCTTGAAGCCGGGAGAAAAATACCACACAGTAACGAAGTATAAAATTACGCTGCAATAG